The genomic DNA GTGGTATTGTTGGAAGTTcagtttaaagtttaaaatgggCAACTTCAGACAGAAGCTGCGAGTGGCCAGTTGCAGTGAGCTCAAAGTAAACTCCCGTACCACTGGCCCAGCTGGGTCGAAGAGACTGAAGAGGGCCAAAAAGTCAGAGGTGAATTTTGTGCCAGATTTTGCAGAAGGGAAAACAGAAAGTAATCTTGAAATGGACAGATCAGCCATGGCCATTGAGAtgacaaaaagaaaagttgacAGGCAGCAAACTGATGACATGATGAATAACACATTCCCTTTACGGAGAAAAGAAATTGTTGAACCACTTGTGGCAGAAGTCAAAGAAAGATGGCCGGCATTATTCTCTGAACGACAGGTAGAGggttttttctcagatagtcctgagatgacatttgtcatattttcaccaaaaaaaatttttttttaaagattcaaAATGTCTAATTAAGCGTTGATTAAAAGCATATACATGACTCATGATTTTTGCTTTCCCCCCAATTCCTTAGATTGAAGCTGAATTTGCTCGCATTACATCTGTTGACCTGAAAGGATCCCTCTGTGCTGGGATTGACCAGTACCTGGTGAGGTTCCTTGAGCTGTACAAAGCCAAGAGTGGCATAATGAGACTGACCAGGCTCACAAGACAACTTGACGATGACGTAAGTGTTCAGCATCCAATTAGTATTGGTCAGCAgaaatctattttaaaaaatgacagctGAAAATTGAAAACTGTCTTGTTTTGTAACATTTAGTATTTTTAGTATATGCTGACGAGCTTGACCGACTGGTGATACAGTTCCGTTCGTTTGTTGATGTACCTGTGATTATGTTTTGATGAaattgttaaacagttgttATTTCTTAATTGTTCTAAAGCAGAAAGTGAACCATTCACAGTAATTGGtattggtgtttttgttttgttttttgaccagAGTTCCACACAGAGGAAGGTGCATGTTCTTCTGCTGGGCCTCCCTCTTTTTCTCAAAGAAGATCCCTCATGTTTTTTCAAGACTGTGGAGGTTAGCATTGTTTGTTAAATTTATCTTTTATAGGTTGCAAGGATAagtaaattaattgaaaatggcTTGTAGGCTCTGAGAAGTACTACTTAGCCAAACATAACTATTAAATAGTTGCACCCTGTAGATGCTAGACATAAAACTCCTTCACAAAAATAAAAGATCTATTcagttttggtaaaaaaaaaatatgatacaTAAATCACAAACTGTGACTACTCAAGCTAATGCCTCATGGCATAGAGTTATGGTATGCAAAAAGTATAAACCTATTTGAGAGCCACAAATCttaattatgaaaaatctgacatGCACTTGATTCTCAAAATACTATTTATAACAACAGAACCCAAaggcaacgtttttttttaaactgttttttttttttttttttttttttttttttttaattttgggagTGGTGGGGCAGCAATTCTAAAGCACAAGAAATATTGTATACGATTTTGAATTTATActaacataaatgaatgaaagaCTGTTGAAATAGTCATTTAATACATTGTGTATGTATAGGCTACACAAAAGATGTGTTAAGTTTGTACTTGTAATATGAGATCAAATCCCAGACTTTCTGGCTTGTCATGCCTCCTTGTGAGCTAACAAAATggtaaatgttgtttttgggtttTGTTACTTTTATATAGCCCACAGATGATGAGGACGTGTTCACCAAGGGGATGAAAGTTGGCATTGTGATGGTGAAAGATGGAGAAGACAGGATTGATGTGGCAGTTGTCCTTGAGGAGGCAGTAATCCTTTGTGGTCTGAACAACATCCAGAGTGCTGTTGCCATGTTGATGGGCCTTCTTTTTGCCCTCAACATAGACTATCCAAAGGAGTTGAGGTacacatttgaattcattcagAAGGTCCTCATGAACATTGGTGGCAGACAATGTTCCTCACTAGTGCATGGTGTAAGAACCTGTCTCCTGCGGAAGACCATGTAACTCTGAACTCCGATGCCTCATATTGTGCAAAAGCCCAAGCGCTCATtggaagggattttttttttctgtgttttccacaTTATTTGCAAGTTTTCAATTTTGAATATTACCGAATGAGCAGACAGTTTCCAGAAAGGCTTTCTGAGTGTTGTGGCCATACTGATTGGTCGTCTTTTTGTCCTCAACAGTatagtggccgagaggtgtcgggcgaaatgcaaagtccaaacactttgcaaatagagaaaagcacgaaccccaattgcaaacgctttgcaaagggggggggggggagcacaaatgcaaactgccacaacacgacccccaattcctaaagcgagaTTGCAAATtgacaaaagcacgaaccccaattgccacaacacgacagcaaatggctctcaACACGAATGCAAAgctcgcaagacaattgcaaagacgatgaccctgaagttaaaaacaaataaatagacGACACTTTGTATGGACCGTACCCACgttacgtcacaactccttcctcctgactggtgccgcccaattgtccgtcaacatatcatgtttacctgttacggctacgtacattcctcctatttacgacgtgtttttctgctcgttaacattaataatcaaaatagtgaaggcgtgtgtggcggtcggttgcaataacagagaagatagaaggagaagacggagagacttgaagagagacccggagagaagagagcgagatggactgctgcaattcgacgagaaaactgggctccaaacgattaccacagattatgtagtagtcattttatatctggtaagatgcatttaatatatatttagagggttttgggctgacaaccacaattaagatcattgctaggctaatcgccgacaacatacacgtatgtatgtagtgagagtgctatcgctaaaccatataagcattaaaagccctaactccattgacaaacgacatgaaatacattagacttgacagtggatgttagcaataacaaaagattttgaattgaaaatttcgtaactcacctgtccaagcacaagatagattcctgccgaattttcgtggacgaggaccggtttcacccaaccagcaacgaagtatttataagcctccaagctcttaaagtttttcaaactttcgtgagaataggctgattttgtgtggacaagatagttgtacatatcaggctagctagcagatgtcaggcaaatacggcggagacagcgggtcgaaaaacatcgatttaggcatcaaatatggatctggcgaatggataaactgaagcttttccacataacgccttttatgcaacgcatcaagtgagtttacggcatccgaaagcaccgggtcttccatgaaatgcattataaattgctcgatcaattgagaccattgataatacagacacaaaatgacggacaagggggcggaaccatacagcgagcacgtgattttgtgacgtcggtgggtagggtctatactgctgtatgtgctttgtgaccatctctacggacctCCGTAAAGTGGCCCCACcaccagacgcaaatttatataaaaattatgtcaatcatttgtgctgcaacgattttGTAGATAcattattatgcttttattgagatattcatTTCGAGTGGCGACATCACTCGTTGCATTGTCTAAGCTTAGG from Corythoichthys intestinalis isolate RoL2023-P3 chromosome 9, ASM3026506v1, whole genome shotgun sequence includes the following:
- the LOC130921875 gene encoding uncharacterized protein LOC130921875, whose product is MGTSLFSIQTQNFNNELCNLSTISELPKGKVTLKVYKSFHTDSTLGTANLSSSSTSLNEGTSGSPTRQLPQPFVIPSFSFDVELKLKQGNEACHKDGTLLDPSKDMKSDILDKLAEAIYVHNPYPRPEEYDRVAQALINKHPCLREPGSVHGWYCWKFSLKFKMGNFRQKLRVASCSELKVNSRTTGPAGSKRLKRAKKSEVNFVPDFAEGKTESNLEMDRSAMAIEMTKRKVDRQQTDDMMNNTFPLRRKEIVEPLVAEVKERWPALFSERQIEAEFARITSVDLKGSLCAGIDQYLVRFLELYKAKSGIMRLTRLTRQLDDDSSTQRKVHVLLLGLPLFLKEDPSCFFKTVEPTDDEDVFTKGMKVGIVMVKDGEDRIDVAVVLEEAVILCGLNNIQSAVAMLMGLLFALNIDYPKELRYTFEFIQKVLMNIGGRQCSSLVHGVRTCLLRKTM